ATTCCCAGCAATGTGTCTGGTGGAAAATAAACCAGGAAACCTTTGTGGCCGCTCCCTGCATCTTGGGCCCCAAAATGTCTGCCTTGCTGAAGCAGAAAGAGTCTTCTTGAAACCTGGTGAAGAGAAGGAGGGCAGCCTCTGACTGGTGTGCCCTAAGACACTTGCCTAGACAGGGAGTGAATGCCCCGATGGGGACCCTGATTGGTGGCTGACAAGACACAGGTCCAGAAAACCACTGCTGGAGGGATCAGGAAGACAAGATACTCTGTCCTCTCCACCTGCAAAAAATCCCAGCTCTTGAACATAGCAAGCATTCTACCAGAATTACCGTGTTCTAGAAGGTACTGCACGGCGTCAACGTGACCTCTGTGCGAGGCCACATACAGCGCCACAAACGCCCGCTGAGACGTCCACTGCTTCCACTTCTCACCCTCAAAATGTTCTGAATTTGCAGTTCGGTAGAAGGAATCTTCAGTAACCCCAAGACAAGACAGCTGGGCAAGATAAGAGTAGTGTGAGTTATTCTCAAAAGTGTGGCTACATTTTGCTGGACGGCTGGTTGGGCATGCTTGGGGGAAGGCTTGCTTGATGCCAAATTAAGGCTCATGATGGGAAAAGAGAGGTGCAAACCCTCCCTGAGAAGCTGGGAAACAcccagggcagggtggggaggccATGATTTAACGCATTATATATGttcaggaaatgcaaattcacCGTTAGTCAGGCTCGGAACACAAGGAGGTCTTCCTGTCAATGTTCTGAAGAGAGAAAATAGCTTTGCCCAGTGTCCACAAGAAGGTGGCTGAAGCCACGAAGGAAGACACCGGCCAATACCAATGGCCTCCCAGAGGGTGACAGGCGTCtctggagaccaaggtgggctcTAACCTTCCCATCTATTTGTGTGCCCACTGTATTTGTTAGGTTTCAGAGCAAGCCGAACATGCACAGGTGAAGAGCTCGGTCGTGTAACCACCTCGTGGCGAATTAAGTCTTTGAGCCTGGGAGAAGTCTACAGGTCCCCCCAGGGAGGACACTCTTCCCTGATGTGGGAGTCAggactggggtggggggcaggaggaACAGAATCAAGACAAGGATGATGGCAATTGTGACAACCTCAGACAGCAGGGAGGTGACCCCCACGGCCAGAGCAAGAGCCGGAAAACCAAGCACAGACCACACTGCTGGTGACAaagggaagggaggcagaggggacAGAGGAGAGTGCAGAGGAGGAGAAGCGGGAGGACTGGGAGGAGCTACGTCAGGGCTGGGACGGGGCCCCCACCCTCCTCACTGTCCCCACCAAGGCTGCCTCCCGCCCCGTTTGCCCCAAGCCCACTCACTCTTCTGAGAGCCAGTCCCAGCCCCTGCTACACCCAGCTTGCCCTGACCCCTTTCTCAGCAAAGAAACTGTCTCCTCTTCTCCAGGAGCACATAGCTTTCCAACCGAATTTCTTTTCTAGAAAGAATATAGCATCCATCGCCCCTCTTGTCGCAGTGATTCACCTTCCCTGTTGGGTATACACCTGGTTTCTATCTTTCTGGCCCCCACTGCCCACCCCTAGAGCCCAGCTGAGAGGCCAGGAGGAAGCCTAGAGGAACATGGGGCCTCTCCCCCTGTACCAGGCAACATCTGGCCGGGGCCTGCATCACAGCCCTGATCTCTGGGCTGCACGTTTCCCTGTTATCTGGAGTTCTCCTCTCAGTGTTAAATTAGATTTCCAACCTTATCATTTATACACATGAACAGAAACGTGCTGCCTCAACTCTTTTGCGGGGCCGGGTGGCGAGTGGGTTATAAATCACAAATCGATAAACCCAGCGAAATGGTAAACCCAAGGAGTGAAGGAAAACCCTTGGTGTGGTGTTTCATAATTATGACACGGCCATCGTTCTTTTTGCTCTGAAACTGTTACTCAAATACCCATATTAAAGACTAATTTTCCCCCCACAATTTATGGTTGCTTCATGACACATAATATCCATGTAAAGAAGCATGAAGACACCTTGCTGGGATCCCCTTCCACAGCCGCCAAAACAAGCTGTGTCCATCCGTCATGATGCCAGACACACAATGAAATCATCCCGCCAGGAACAACATCGTGGAACGTCAGGGTAGCCTCATCCATCAAAACTCCTGCAGAGAACCgttggttttttcttttaaaaaattgggtaTTAAAGATAAACTACTACACTGGTTAAGAGATTATCTGACCTTGGGTGCCACaaagataattttagaaatacCAAATAAGAATCTCATTTGCTGATGCCGCATGGGTCTGTCTGTTGTCGGTAatgctttttagaaaattaatttggCTCAGCTCAGAAGCCGAACAACATAACGATGCCAACAATTtataaaattctgtaattatAACTTGTCCTATTGTGAAAAAGTACATGAGTCAGTAAAGTCATTTTATAAGGCAACCTCTACAAATAGAATGACTTAAACTTGAAGTAACCAGACATTAGACACAGCACGATGTGGTTATACAAGTCATATGGGGTAAACCAAAATACTGACTGTTGGATAATGTCATTAGTTGGCTAAGGAGGTAACAATGACCAAAAAATTGTTGGATCTTTCAAATTGAAGCTTGGGTGGGGTTTGTCCACCCCAAGCTTCACTCTCACTCTCTCGGGTGAGAGTTTAGACTGGGTAGCTCGTGGCAGGGTCCCCCCATCGTTGCTGGGTGTTCACCAGcttcctggcctctacccactagatgctagCAGCATGTTCACCAAATTAAggcaatcaaaaatgtctccaggcccggcacggtggctcgctcctgtcatctcagcactttgggaggctgaagtgggcagattgcttgagtccagaagtttgagactagcctgggcaacatggtaaacacctgtctctccaaaatacaaacattttctgggcctgatggctcacacctgtggtcccagctactcaggaggctgaggtgggaggatcacctgagctcggaggcagaggttacagtgagccaagattgcaccactgcattccagacggcaatagaatgaaaccctgtcttaaaaaagaaaaaagtctctaAATATTGCCAGATGGGCTCTGGGGGCAAAACTCCCCCAGCTGAGAGCCGATGTGATGTGAGGAGCTGATGCTGACATCCACCTCGTTTGCACTCGGGGTGCCAGAGCGTCTTTCACCTCATGCTTCCTTCATGAGCAACGACACCATTTTCAGCTCTGCCCAGGTGAGACGGTCCGATACTCCAAGTGACTGGGATTCGTGAGTTTTCTGGGGTCGTGATGGACTGCTCTGCGCCGTGTACTAGGGACTTAGTGATGACTTGGTGCCCAGACCGAGCACCTCTATTCTTTCATCTTAGGACAGCCCTCCAAGGTAGGTTGTTATCTCCATCTGCTGATAAGCAAACCGAGGCTCACATAGCCTGTAAACAACGATGCCAGTGCTGGCACCGGACCTGCTCCCTCCAGGGCCACTGGCTTCTCCCTCTTGGCTCTATGGGCACCAATTTGCTAGCAGAAACTCAGGATGGCAGCTGTAAACCCAGAATGGGGATTAGCAAATCTGTTAATTAGTGTCCTATTTGTGGTTCAGATGCAGAAGATAACCTACAATTAGTCAGAGTAAGACGACGACTCCCTACAACTTTGAGAATATTGAGTAGAGCCGTGTTTCCCTGAGACGTGCCAGAGTACAAATCCCACCTGCTGCACAGCTCCTCCAGAAATCCGAGCACATCCTCTTTCTACAGTCAGGCAGCCACGGCCTTGGGCTTAGACAAATACTAATTATCACCAGCCAAATAAATTATCAAAGTCGACAACAGACGTGTAAGGGCAATCCTAGCCTATGGATTTGCTCACCCCATTTAGATTTGTGTATCTCAAAGTTTTCACacacatgatctcatttgatctcccccaaccccctgcccaAACTTTGAGGTAGGTAGGAGATGCCTCAGAGGATTATTTACAGGCAGTAGCTCAAAGTTCTCCTAATAACAAGTAGCACCTTCTGTCTTTCTTGTTTGCCCCCCACAGCAAGGACTGCAACAGCAGAGAGAGGTCGAGCCTCTAACAGTTGCTAAGTGCCTGCTGAGTGATAGTCCTGTGACATCGGTGTTAAGTCACCGcctctctctcatttcctcttaGCTTTCTTGAATTTATAGCTCAGCATAGCTCATcagggaaaataaatgaacagaaaggGTGCGAGGCATTTGAGTTAAGGATAATTTTCAAATTACTTCTTTGGGAACTCTTACTAAGTCCTTCAATAACTCTCCTCACTTTTAATATGTTAAATACAGACAAGGCTCATTCCTTTCCGAAGAAAGCTCCAAAAATGCCAAGAGCATCTTCCAAATACTCctataggaaaataaatgtgTCCCAAACAATGCTCAACCTCTTTTGAAGAGAGCAAAGGAAGACATTTTGGCTTTCGCTGTGCATTTTGAGTTTCCCGAGTCTTTTCTGTCCGTAGCGGGGAAACGGCTCTAAGGATTCTAGAGCTGGTGGCTCTGTGTGACAGATCAGGAACCTGAGCCCCGCAGGGCAGTGTCTGGCAGCACCAAGCCCGTGGAGGCAGGCTGCTCTCAGACCTGTTTGTCTctgctccccagcccctgcagtACAGCTGCAGTCTCTCTGCAATATCAGCTGTTCACATTCTCTGTGCAGCagctcagagatttttttttttttatatcttcattttcttgaaGTGTTTTGCGTTGATTTCAAATGGGTGGGGAGATGATGGAGCCCAGGGGCTTTGATGCTGTTCTCATATCCTAAATACTGTAGGGAATCGGGATAGGGAAAGCCACGTCTTCAGGTCAGGGAAGGAGATTGATGGAACAAGGGATGGATTCTAGGGTGCCTGTCACAGGGGACTTCTCTGGAGCCGGGCCCTTGGGGTCCTAATTCGGTCATGGGAAACTTTCAGCTCTAGGTTGTGATTCCAGCTGGACTAGCTTTGAGCTCCCGATGTGAACAAGGACACGGCTTGGAATTTGGGGTTCTGATATGGACCGAGTTAGTGCCAGTATTTGGGGTTCAAACGTGGATAGCAGCATTTGCTTTGAGACTCGGGGTCCTGTGAGGGCAGTGTATTCTGGATTAGGGGTTCTGATTAAAGTAAGGTTCGCTGTCATTTGGGGACCTGATATGAAAAGGTCTGTTCTGGGATTTGGAGTCCTTGTAGGGGCAGGACTTGTTTTGGAATGTGGAAATCTGAGGTAGTCCTGAGTAGTGTGGCATTTGGAGAGTAGGAATCGACCACATCTGCCCTGAGATTTGGGGGTCTTCATGGTGATAAAATCTGCTTCAAAATTTGGAGTCCTGCTATATGCAAGATTTGGTGTGTAATTTGGGGTTCTGGTATAATTAAGGTTGGCTGAAAGATTTGGGTTACAAATACAAGAAAAGTTTGCTTTGAGCTTTGAGGTCCTCAGGGAGGCAGGGTTTGGTTTTAACCTTGACTTCCTTACACGGACATGGCTGGCTTCAACCTTGGAGTGCTGAGGTAGACACAGTTTCATATCTGGGGATTCATATATGGGTCGATTTGACTTGAGCTTTGGGATCCTGTTGTGGGCAGAGTTTGTTTCATTCTTTGGAGCCCTTATGAAGACACTTTGCGTGGATTTGGGTTCTGGTATAGTCATGGTGAGCTCGGTGACTGCCTTTCAGATGTAAGCAGAGCTGGCTTTTAATTTTGGGGTCCATATGTGGGCAGGGTCCATTTTGGGTGCTGTCATCCTTATGTAGACAGAAGTGGCTAATAGACTGGGGTCCAGATGCACAAATGGTTAGTTGAAGACTGGGGGTCCAGAATTGAGCAGTTGAGGGTCATGATGTGGGGAAAGTCTGCTCTGGCTTTTAGGGTTCTCTTACAGCCAGTCACAGCTTCAGGATTTGAGGCTTAAACACGGGCAGACTTTGCACATAGACATGGGGTCTTGAGGTGGGCAGGGTTTGCTTCAGACTTTAGCAACCTTGTGTGGACATGGTTGTGGCGGATTTGGGGTCCTAATAGTTACATGGTTAGTCTGGCAATTTGGGATTTCAGATTTAGCCGGGTTTGTTCTTGGTTTTGGGGTACTAACGTGGACAGAGTTTGTTTCCACTTTGACCTCTTTGCATGGACACAGTTGCCGGAGGATTGGGGGTTCTGAGGTAGTCATGGTTAGCCTGGATATTTGGGGTTCAGTCTTGGGTaggtttgttcttgatttggggGTCCTGAGATGGACAGGGTTTGTTTTGATTTGTCATCCCTGCAAGACCAAACTGGCTGGAAATTTTGGGGTTCTGAGGTAGTCATGGGTAGCCTGGAGATTTGGGGATCAGTTGGGCATGTTTGCTCTGGATTTGGGGGTGGTCAAGGTTTGTTCAAGCCCTGGCATCCTGGGGGATGTGGTTGCTGGAGGATTTGGGGTTATGAGATAGTCACGGTTAGCCTAGAGATTTGGATTTCGGTGTTAGACAATTCTGGGTTTTTGAGTCCTGAGGTCAGTAGGATTTGTTGCAGGTTTGGCATGCTTGCATGCATATGGTTGGCTAAAGGATATGGGTTTCTGATGTTCTCAAGACCAGCATGGAGGAGGATTTGGGGTTTGCTCTGAGTTTGGGGTCCTGACATGGGCAGGCTTCTCCTGGGTTTGGGGGTCCTGCTGAGGACAGGCTTTGTTTCAGACAAGTCTTACATGAACAGAGTTGACTTTGGGACCCGGGTCTCTTATGAAGACATGGGGAGCCTGAGGGTCTGGCCTCCGGGGGGATCCTGGCATGGACAGGATTCGCTCAGGGTTGGCAGATGCAGCCCATCCAGGCAGGACCTGCTTGGGGATTAGGGTCCTGCTGTGGACAAGGTTTGCCTTGATTGGGAGTCCAATGTGAACCTGTGTGTCTCAGATTGGGAAGTCCCTCTGTGGCCAGGACCCTAAGTGGCCCTTCCATCTGGGTTTCAAGGAGGCTGGGGTTTACTTTGACATCTGGAGGTCCTCACATAAGCGGACTTCCTTTTGGGAATCCAGCTTCAGAAGTGTACTGGGTTCCCTTGCGTGTGGCCAGGGAAGGGGTCAGGGCAGGAGTCACCTTCGTCGAGGTACTGGAGCCGCTGGAGGTTGAAGGGGATGCCGACCATCAGGTCCAGCTCTTCTTTGAGCTCCCGCACGGTCATGTCGCCGCGGCAGTTTGCCACTCGGAACATCTCCCCCGTCTCCTCCAGGCGCACCCGGAGGACGAAGACATCAGGTGCCAAGTCGGGCGACGCGCTCGAGGCCTTCGGGTCACCGACGAGCCGTTGGCTCAAGCCGCGAGCCCGGGCCGGGGGCTGCGTGGGGAGGGGCCGCGAGCCCGCCGAGCCCACCCAGAGCCTGCCGTGTCCCTGCACCCCGGCTCCCGCACCGCCCCTGCGTCCCGCATTGGGGTCCAGGCGAGGGGCGCCCCGCAGCGGCCCCACCGCCCGCGCTccgcccgcccccgccgccgcccgctGCATGGCCGTACCGCGGCCGCTCGTCATCCTCGGCTCGAGTGCTGCGGCCACGCGTCATCACCGCCCCCGCCCTGACGCCCCGCGCGCCCCCCGTTCCACTGTGACGTCCAGGCCCGGCCGAGGCCGCCCCCTGCAGACCCACGGCGAGGCCCCTCCCTGCCCGCCACCCGAGCCCCCAAGGGGACCGACGGGCGGGCAGCGCCCAAGGGCCCTGCAGTCCTTTCCCGCCCCCGCGATGAACAAAGGCAGGGTTACACGTGGCCGCGGGAGACGGTTTTTAAATAATGGAACAGGTCACAGGTGCTCAAAACAACTGGGAGATTTATTGATAAATAGAGAGACATCGCCAAGCGGCCACGCTCCGATGACCTACACTGGGCCCCTGGCCGGAGCTCAAGCCATGTCCCCACCTCCTTGCAGCCTCCAAGCTGCTGTTAATGTCAGTTCTTTTCACCAGGCAAACGAAGGGGCATTCTTGCTGCTGTTAGGAAAAGCTATCACTTCTCCGCCTGTTTAAAATACGATCTTTGCATAAATTGGGATGAGTCACCTGGAGGATTACACGTGAACAAGGCTCTCAGTCCATTGCATGCATGGCCTACAGAGTCGTAAAGTGCAGGCTTTCGTTATAAAAATACTTCTAGCATGAAAGTGGGGTAATGTCCACTCTAGAAAGGCTGGGATGGTTCTATTGTTAAGATACCTTTGGAGTCAGCTCTGC
This is a stretch of genomic DNA from Saimiri boliviensis isolate mSaiBol1 chromosome 9, mSaiBol1.pri, whole genome shotgun sequence. It encodes these proteins:
- the ANKRD60 gene encoding ankyrin repeat domain-containing protein 60; this encodes MTSGRGTAMQRAAAGAGGARAVGPLRGAPRLDPNAGRRGGAGAGVQGHGRLWVGSAGSRPLPTQPPARARGLSQRLVGDPKASSASPDLAPDVFVLRVRLEETGEMFRVANCRGDMTVRELKEELDLMVGIPFNLQRLQYLDEGVLMDEATLTFHDVVPGGMISLCVWHHDGWTQLVLAAVEGDPSKLSCLGVTEDSFYRTANSEHFEGEKWKQWTSQRAFVALYVASHRGHVDAVQYLLEHGASCLSRSPLGRTPLHVAAAMGQLDCISLLVRHGASIHDRDAKGETPISIAHRLNQIQSERQLYLLHRRAKSGIRDPSDLVMQKALQRVKFGSGSKKMMMTPH